One region of Oryza sativa Japonica Group chromosome 5, ASM3414082v1 genomic DNA includes:
- the LOC4339385 gene encoding late embryogenesis abundant protein At1g64065 — protein sequence MATAAENKNEPARPFAVPSPSVHPAATGVGEEEEAQAATGWRSMQYLRKRRRALCCCGCCVTTLVVVGLVILVLALTVFRVKDPRITMNGVWVTAISTGPGTGAGIGSTVATNATLTADVSVKNPNAASLRFSRSETDVYYKGKTVSVAYVPAGSVGADRTVRMNITLDLLADRLASVLNGTGLILGQEYDLTTYTAMRARVSVLGIIKKSLDVRMNCSVILDVAGIAGVLLPGDGAKSGVQTRSVDCVAIVS from the coding sequence atggcgacggcggcggagaacAAGAACGAGCCGGCGCGGCCATTCGCGGTGCCATCCCCGTCGGTCCacccggcggcgaccggcgtgggggaggaggaggaggcgcaggCGGCGACGGGGTGGCGGTCCATGCAGTACCtccggaagcggcggcgcgcgctctgctgctgcggctgctgcgtGACCACCCTGGTCGTCGTCGGCCTCGTCATCCTCGTCCTCGCGCTCACCGTGTTCAGGGTGAAGGACCCCCGCATCACCATGAACGGCGTGTGGGTGACGGCCATCAGCACCGGccccggcaccggcgccggcatCGGGAGCACCGTGGCGACCAACGCGACGCTCACCGCCGACGTCTCGGTCAAGAACCCCAACGCCGCGTCGCTCCGGTTCTCCCGGAGCGAGACGGACGTGTACTACAAGGGGAAGACGGTGAGCGTGGCGTACGTCCCCGCCGGCAGCGTCGGCGCCGACCGGACGGTGCGGATGAACATCACGCTCGACCtgctcgccgaccgcctcgcGTCGGTGCTCAACGGCACGGGGCTGATACTCGGGCAGGAGTACGACCTGACCACCTACACGGCGATGAGGGCGAGGGTCAGCGTGCTGGGGATCATCAAGAAGAGCCTCGACGTTCGGATGAACTGCTCGGTCATCTTGGACGTCGCCGGCATCGCCGGCGTGCTGCTGCCCGGGGACGGGGCCAAGTCGGGCGTGCAGACTAGGAGCGTGGATTGCGTTGCAATCGTGAGCTGA
- the LOC4339386 gene encoding anthocyanidin 5,3-O-glucosyltransferase: MEADPNPMVVLHACLGVGHLIPMVELAKLLLRRGLAVVIAVPTPPASTADFFSSSAPAVDRMAAANPSISFHHLPPPEYPDPDPDAFLQMLDTMRLTVPPLLAFLRSLPSVAALVLDLFCVDALDAATAAGVPAYFYYTSSAGDLAAFLHLPHHFATTEGSLKDMGKTPLRFPGVPPIPASDMPHTVLDRADRTCATRLGHYGRIPEARGILINSYEWLEARSVRALREGACIPDRPTPPVYCIGPLMAKGEEAANGERHACLSWLDAQPERSVVFLCFGSLGAVSVKQLKEIARGLENSGHRFLWVVRSPPQDPAKFFLPRPEPDLGMLLPEGFTERTRDRGMVVTSWAPQVEVLRHAATAAFVTHCGWNSVLEAASAGVPMLCWPQYAEQRMNKVLLVDGMQLGVVMDGYDEELVKAEEVEKKVRLVMEFEEGKKLRDRLTMAKEMAAKALADGGSSSLAFTEFLKDLNFGNTTKEKA, translated from the coding sequence ATGGAGGCAGACCCCAATCCGATGGTGGTGCTGCACGCCTGCCTCGGCGTGGGCCACCTCATCCCCATGGTTGAACTCGCGAAGCTCCTTCTCCgccgcggcctcgccgtcgtcatcgccgtgccgaccccgccggcctccaccgccgACTTCTTCTCCTCGTCCGCCCCCGCGGTCGACCGCATGGCGGCCGCCAACCCTTCCATCTCCTTccaccacctcccgccgcccgaGTACCCCGACCCGGATCCCGACGCCTTCCTGCAGATGCTCGACACGATGCGTCTCACCGTGCCACccctcctcgccttcctccgctccctcCCCTCGGTCGCGGCTCTCGTGCTCGACCTGTTCTGCGTCGACGCACTcgacgccgccacggcggccggcgtccCGGCGTACTTCTACTacacctcctccgccggcgacctcgccgCGTTCCTCCACCTCCCGCACCACTTCGCCACCACGGAAGGCAGCTTGAAGGACATGGGTAAGACGCCCCTCCGCTTTCCCGGCGTCCCTCCGATCCCGGCCTCCGACATGCCGCACACCGTGCTCGACCGCGCGGACCGGACCTGCGCTACGCGGCTGGGGCACTACGGGCGGATCCCGGAGGCGCGGGGTATTCTGATTAACTCCTACGAATGGCTGGAGGCGAGGTCCGTGAGGGCGCTCAGGGAAGGCGCCTGCATCCCCGACCGCCCCACGCCGCCGGTGTACTGCATCGGGCCGTTGATGGCGaaaggcgaggaggcggcgaacGGGGAACGCCACGCATGCCTCTCGTGGCTGGACGCGCAGCCGGAGAGGAGCGTCGTGTTCCTCTGCTTCGGCAGCTTGGGCGCCGTCTCGGTGAAGCAGCTGAAGGAGATCGCTCGTGGGCTCGAGAATTCCGGCCACCGTTTCCTCTGGGTGGTGCGTAGCCCGCCGCAGGATCCGGCCAAGTTCTTCCTGCCGCGTCCGGAGCCTGACCTGGGAATGCTGCTCCCGGAGGGGTTCACGGAGAGGACGCGGGACAGGGGAATGGTGGTGACGTCGTGGGCGCCGCAGGTGGAGGTGCTCCGGCACGCCGCGACCGCCGCGTTCGTGacgcactgcgggtggaactccGTCCtggaggcggcgtcggccggaGTGCCGATGCTGTGCTGGCCGCAGTACGCCGAGCAGAGGATGAACAAGGTGCTCTTGGTGGATGGCATGCAGCTCGGAGTGGTGATGGACGGCTACGATGAGGAGCTGGTCAAGGccgaggaggtggagaagaaggtgaGGTTGGTCATGGAGTTCGAGGAAGGGAAAAAACTCAGGGATAGACTGACAATGGCGAAGGAAATGGCCGCGAAGGCGCTGGCAGACGGCgggtcgtcgtcgttggcgTTCACCGAATTTCTGAAGGATTTGAACTTTGGAAACACTACAAAGGAAAAAGCGTAG
- the LOC4339387 gene encoding UDP-glycosyltransferase 88F3 — MEPNSKQSQTVVLHTILGAGHLAPMVELAKLFLGRGFAVIIAVPTPPASTADVAASSAPAVARIAAANPSISFHNLPPPDYPEPDPDGFQQLLDVIRLTVPILLTFLRSLPPVAAVVLDLFCVDALDAAAAVGVPAYFYFTSSAGVLAAFLHLPHYFATTEGDLKDMGKALLHFPGVPPIPASDMPHNVLDCADVIGASLVYHYRRMPEARGMLINTYEWLEAKAVTALGDGACVPDRPTPPVYCIGPLIVKGEDAAKGERHACLAWLDAQPERSVVFVSFGSMGAVSAEQLKEIARGLENSGHRFLWVVRSPPPEDPAKFSLPRSEPDLGALLPEKFLERTRERGMVVMSWAPQVEVLRHAATAAFVTHCGWNSILEAATAGVPMLCWPQYAEQRLNKVLVVDGMQLGVVMDGYDEELVKAEEVEKKVRLVMDSDEGKKLRGRLAMAKEMAAEALADGGPSCTAFSDFVDDLQRCK; from the coding sequence ATGGAGCCCAATTCAAAACAGAGTCAGACCGTGGTGCTGCACACCATCCTTGGCGCCGGCCATCTCGCCCCCATGGTGGAGCTCGCCAAGCTCTTCCTCGGCCGTGGATTCGCAGTCATCATCGCTGTCCCGACCCCTCCGGCTTccaccgccgacgtcgccgcctcgtcggccCCCGCGGTGGcgcgcatcgccgccgccaacccttCCATCTCCTTCCACAACCTCCCGCCTCCGGACTACCCCGAGCCGGACCCTGACGGCTTCCAGCAGCTGCTCGACGTGATCCGCCTCACCGTGCCAATCCTTCTGACCTTCCTCCGCTCCctcccgcccgtcgccgccgtcgtgctggACCTCTTCTGCGTCGAcgccctcgacgccgccgcggcggtcggCGTCCCGGCGTACTTCTACTTCACCTCCTCCGCGGGGGTCCTCGCCGCGTTCCTCCACCTCCCCCACTACTTCGCCACCACGGAGGGCGACTTGAAGGACATGGGGAAGGCGCTCCTCCACTTTCCCGGCGTCCCTCCGATCCCGGCGTCGGACATGCCGCACAACGTGCTCGACTGCGCGGACGTGATCGGTGCTTCGCTGGTCTATCACTACCGCCGCATGCCGGAGGCGCGGGGCATGCTGATCAACACCTACGAATGGCTGGAGGCGAAGGCCGTGACGGCGCTCGGGGACGGCGCGTGCGTGCCCGACCGCCCCACGCCGCCGGTGTACTGCATCGGGCCACTGATCGTGAagggcgaggacgcggcgaaagGAGAGCGCCACGCATGCCTCGCGTGGCTTGACGCGCAGCCGGAGCGGAGCGTCGTGTTCGTCAGCTTCGGCAGCATGGGCGCCGTCTCGGCGGAGCAGCTGAAGGAGATTGCTCGTGGGCTAGAGAATTCCGGCCACCGTTTCCTCTGGGTGGTACGGAGCCCACCACCGGAGGACCCGGCCAAGTTCTCCCTGCCGCGTTCTGAGCCAGACCTGGGTGCTCTGCTCCCGGAGAAGTTCTTGGAGAggacgagggagaggggaatgGTGGTGATGTCGTGGGCGCCGCAGGTGGAGGTGCTCCGGCACGCCGCGACCGCCGCGTTCGTGacgcactgcgggtggaactccatcctggaggcggcgacggccggagTTCCGATGCTGTGCTGGCCGCAGTACGCCGAGCAGAGGCTGAACAAGGTGCTCGTGGTGGACGGGATGCAGCTCGGGGTGGTGATGGACGGCTACGACGAGGAGCTCGTCAAGGCAGAGGAAGTGGAGAAGAAGGTGAGGCTGGTGATGGACTCCGACGAAGGCAAGAAGCTCAGAGGAAGGCTGGCAATGGCGAAGGAGATGGCCGCGGAGGCGCTGGCAGACGGCGGGCCGTCGTGCACGGCGTTCTCTGATTTCGTGGATGATTTGCAGCGCTGCAAATGA
- the LOC4339388 gene encoding UDP-glycosyltransferase 13, with the protein MTTKTFVMYPSLGVGHLNPMVELAKHLRRRGLGVVVAVIDPPNNDAVSADAMARLAAANPSITFRLLPAPDSPDVGAHPIKRSHDTLKLANPVLREFLRSLPAVDALLLDMFCVDALDVAAELAIPAYFFFPSQASALAVFLHLPYYYPNLPTFMEMGKAALLRFPGMPPIRTVDMPAMLRDKDSEATKVRLYQFKRMTEAKGVLVNSFDWLQPKALKALAAGVCVPDKPTPRVYCIGPLVDAGRKSRIGGERHACLAWLDAQPRRSVVFLCFGSQGAFPEAQLLEIARGLESSGHRFLWTVRSPPEEQSTSPEPDLERLLPAGFLERTKDRGMVVKNWVPQAEVVQHEAVGAFVTHCGWNSTLEAIMSALPMICWPLYAEQAMNKVIMVEEMKIAVSLDGYEEGGLVKAEEVEAKVRLVMETEEGRKLREKLVETRDMALDAITEGGSSEMAFDKFMRDLEESSLENGVRS; encoded by the coding sequence ATGACGACAAAGACGTTTGTCATGTACCCGTCGCTGGGCGTCGGCCACCTGAACCCCATGGTGGAGCTAGCCAAgcacctgcgccgccgcggcctcggtgTCGTCGTCGCGGTGATTGACCCGCCCAACAACGACGCCGTGTCGGCCGACGCGATGGCGCGCCTCGCCGCGGCCAACCCTTCCATCACGTTTCGCCTCCTGCCGGCACCGGACAGTCCTGACGTCGGCGCGCACCCGATCAAGCGCAGCCACGACACGCTCAAGCTCGCCAACCCCGTGCTCCGGGAGTTCCTCCGCTCGCTGCCCGCCGTCGACGCACTCCTGCTCGACATGTTCTGCGTCGACGCGCTCGACGTCGCGGCCGAGCTCGCCATCCCCGCGTACTTCTTCTTCCCATCCCAGGCCAGCGCCCTTGCCGTCTTTCTCCACCTCCCGTATTACTACCCCAATCTGCCGACATTTATGGAGATGGGCAAGGCGGCGCTCCTCCGCTTTCCCGGGATGCCGCCGATCCGCACCGTCGACATGCCGGCGATGTTGCGGGACAAGGATAGCGAGGCGACCAAGGTTAGGTTGTATCAATTCAAGCGGATGACGGAAGCGAAGGGCGTGCTGGTGAACAGCTTCGACTGGCTGCAGCCCAAGGCCCTGAaagcgctcgccgccggcgtctgcGTTCCCGACAAGCCCACGCCGAGGGTCTACTGCATCGGGCCACTGGTCGACGCCGGCAGGAAATCAAGGATCGGCGGCGAGAGGCACGCGTGCCTCGCGTGGCTGGACGCCCAGCCGCGGCGGAGCGTCGTGTTCCTCTGCTTCGGCAGCCAGGGCGCGTTCCCGGAGGCGCAGCTGTTGGAGATAGCTCGTGGGCTGGAGAGCTCCGGCCACCGATTCCTGTGGACCGTGAGGAGCCCACCGGAGGAGCAGTCCACATCACCGGAGCCGGACCTGGAGCGACTGCTTCCGGCGGGGTTCTTGGAGAGGACGAAGGACAGAGGCATGGTGGTCAAGAACTGGGTGCCACAGGCGGAGGTGGTGCAGCACGAGGCGGTCGGCGCGTTCGTGacgcactgcgggtggaactcgacgCTGGAGGCGATCATGTCGGCGCTGCCGATGATATGTTGGCCGCTGTACGCGGAGCAGGCGATGAACAAGGTGATCATGGTGGAGGAGATGAAGATCGCCGTGTCGCTTGACGGGTACGAGGAAGGAGGGTTGGTGAAGGCTGAGGAAGTGGAGGCGAAGGTGAGGCTGGTGATGGAGACCGAGGAAGGGAGGAAGCTCAGGGAGAAACTGGTGGAGACGAGGGACATGGCGTTGGATGCCATCACGGAAGGTGGATCTTCTGAAATGGCATTTGATAAGTTCATGAGAGATTTGGAGGAGAGCAGCTTGGAGAATGGAGTTCGTAGCTGA
- the LOC107276526 gene encoding UDP-glycosyltransferase 88F3, translated as MTTKTFVLFPSLGVGHLNPMVELAKHLRRRGLGVIVAVIDPPNNDAMSADAMARLAAGNPSVTFRILPAPASPDPGAHHVKRNLDTLRLANPVLREFLRSLPAVDALLLDMFCVDALDVAAELAIPAYFFFPSPASVLAVFSHLPYYYRNAPSLREMDKAALIRFPGIPPIRNVDMLATVKDKESETTKIRLYQFKRMMEGKGVLVNSFDWLEPKALKALAAGVCVPNEPKQRVYFIGPLVDARKKVGSGAERHACLAWLDAQPQRSVVFLCFGSQGAFPAAQLKELAHGLESSGHRFLWTVRSPPEEQSTSPEPDLERLLPAGFLERTKGRGMVVKNWVPQAEVVQHEAVGAFVTHCGWNSTLEAIMSALPMICWPLYAEQAMNKVIMVEEMKIAVSLDGYEEGGLVKAEEVEAKVRLVMEAEEGRKLRERLVETRDMALDAIKEAGSSEVAFDEFMRDLEKSSLENGVRS; from the coding sequence ATGACGACAAAGACCTTTGTGCTGTTCCCGTCGCTGGGCGTCGGCCACCTGAACCCCATGGTGGAGCTAGCCAAgcacctgcgccgccgcggcctcggcgtcATCGTCGCGGTGATCGATCCGCCCAACAACGACGCCATGTCGGCCGACGCGATGGCGCGCCTCGCCGCGGGCAACCCTTCCGTCACGTTCCGCATCCTGCCGGCGCCGGCCAGCCCGGACCCCGGCGCGCACCATGTCAAGCGCAACCTCGACACGCTCCGGCTCGCCAACCCCGTGCTCCGCGAGTTCCTCCGCTCGCTGCCCGCCGTCGACGCACTCCTGCTCGACATGTTCTGCGTCGACGCGCTCGACGTCGCGGCCGAGCTCGCCATCCCCGCCTACTTCTTCTTTCCCTCCCCGGCCAGCGTCCTCGCCGTCTTTTCCCACCTCCCGTATTACTACCGCAACGCGCCGTCGTTGAGGGAGATGGATAAGGCGGCGCTCATCCGATTTCCCGGCATTCCGCCGATCCGCAACGTCGACATGCTGGCGACGGTGAAGGACAAGGAGAGCGAGACGACCAAGATCAGGTTGTACCAGTTCAAGCGGATGATGGAAGGGAAGGGCGTGCTGGTGAACAGCTTCGACTGGCTGGAGCCCAAGGCTCTGAAAGCGCTCGCCGCCGGTGTCTGCGTGCCCAACGAGCCCAAGCAGAGAGTCTACTTCATCGGGCCACTGGTCGACGCCCGCAAGAAGGTAGGGAGCGGCGCCGAGAGGCACGCGTGCCTCGCGTGGCTTGACGCCCAGCCGCAACGGAGCGTCGTGTTCCTCTGCTTCGGCAGCCAGGGCGCGTTCCCGGCGGCGCAGCTGAAGGAGTTAGCTCATGGGCTGGAGAGCTCCGGCCACCGATTCCTGTGGACCGTGAGGAGCCCACCGGAGGAGCAGTCCACATCACCGGAGCCGGACCTGGAGCGGCTGCTTCCGGCGGGGTTCTTGGAGAGGACGAAGGGCAGAGGCATGGTGGTCAAGAACTGGGTGCCACAGGCGGAGGTGGTGCAGCACGAGGCGGTAGGCGCGTTCGTGacgcactgcgggtggaactcgacgCTGGAGGCGATCATGTCGGCGCTGCCGATGATATGCTGGCCGCTGTACGCGGAGCAGGCGATGAACAAGGTGATCATGGTGGAGGAAATGAAGATCGCCGTGTCGCTTGACGGGTACGAGGAAGGAGGGTTGGTGAAGGCCGAGGAAGTGGAGGCTAAGGTGAGGCTGGTGATGGAGGCCGAGGAAGGGAGGAAGCTCAGGGAGAGGCTGGTGGAGACGAGGGACATGGCGTTAGATGCCATCAAGGAGGCTGGGTCTTCTGAAGTGGCATTTGATGAGTTCATGAGAGATTTGGAGAAGAGCAGCTTGGAGAATGGAGTTCGCAGCTGA